In Cloacibacillus sp., one genomic interval encodes:
- a CDS encoding nucleotidyltransferase family protein, with protein MFFPAVGIVAEYNPLHKGHLYHINEARRISSAECAVAVLSSDFVQRGEPALLDKWTRAEAALSCGCDLVLELPVLWSSHNAGVFSNGAVDLL; from the coding sequence ATGTTCTTTCCCGCTGTCGGGATTGTTGCCGAATATAACCCGCTTCACAAGGGCCACCTGTATCACATAAACGAGGCGCGAAGGATATCTAGCGCCGAATGCGCGGTAGCCGTGCTCTCCTCCGATTTCGTCCAGCGCGGCGAACCCGCGCTGCTTGACAAATGGACGCGCGCTGAAGCCGCGCTTTCATGCGGCTGCGACCTTGTGCTGGAACTTCCTGTCCTTTGGTCGTCACACAACGCCGGCGTTTTTTCAAACGGCGCCGTAGACCTGCT
- a CDS encoding acetate kinase produces the protein MKILVLNCGSSSLKYQLIDTDGEKVLAKGLVERIGIEGSRIKHTKTGQDSVTREVPFKDHSEAIKYVLDILVDPEQGALKSLDELSATGHRIVHGGEKFTKSVLVTPDVVKGIEEVIPLAPLHNPANLQGLKAVMEALPGKPNVVVFDTAFHQTMPPKSFIYGIPYEYYENNRVRRYGFHGTSHGYVANRAAEILGKPISELKIITCHLGNGSSITAVDGGKSVDTSFGYGTAEGVLMGTRSGNLDPSVMIFLMEQLGSAQAVSDMVHKKSGLLGVSGVSSDLRDVEEAAANGNERAKLAQDILIAGVKKYIGSFAAEMGGVDAVVFTAGIGENGIGFRKEVCENMEFMGIKIDAEKNNCRGKEVVFSAPDSKVKVMVVPTDEEMVIARDTKKCVEEA, from the coding sequence ATGAAAATATTAGTTCTCAACTGCGGCAGCTCCTCACTTAAGTATCAGCTCATCGACACCGACGGCGAAAAGGTGCTGGCCAAGGGCCTTGTCGAACGTATCGGCATCGAAGGCTCACGCATCAAACACACAAAGACCGGTCAGGACTCCGTCACGCGCGAAGTCCCGTTCAAGGACCATTCCGAAGCCATCAAGTACGTGCTTGACATTCTTGTGGATCCCGAGCAGGGCGCGCTCAAGAGCCTCGACGAGCTTTCAGCGACGGGCCACCGCATAGTCCACGGCGGAGAGAAATTCACGAAGTCGGTGCTCGTCACGCCGGACGTCGTCAAGGGCATCGAAGAGGTCATTCCTCTCGCGCCGCTCCATAATCCGGCGAACCTTCAGGGTCTCAAAGCCGTCATGGAAGCCCTCCCCGGCAAGCCCAACGTCGTCGTATTCGACACGGCCTTCCATCAGACGATGCCGCCCAAATCGTTCATCTACGGCATCCCCTACGAGTATTATGAGAACAACCGCGTTCGCCGCTACGGCTTCCACGGCACAAGCCACGGATATGTGGCGAACCGCGCCGCTGAGATACTAGGCAAGCCCATCTCAGAGCTCAAGATAATCACCTGCCATCTCGGAAACGGCAGCTCCATCACCGCAGTAGACGGCGGCAAGTCAGTGGACACCTCCTTCGGCTACGGCACGGCGGAAGGCGTCCTCATGGGCACGCGCAGCGGCAACCTCGACCCCTCCGTCATGATCTTCCTCATGGAGCAGCTTGGCTCCGCGCAGGCGGTGAGCGACATGGTCCATAAGAAGTCTGGACTTCTCGGCGTCTCCGGCGTGTCAAGCGACCTTCGCGACGTCGAAGAGGCCGCGGCAAACGGCAACGAGCGCGCGAAGCTTGCGCAGGACATCCTCATAGCCGGCGTCAAAAAATACATCGGCTCCTTCGCCGCAGAGATGGGCGGAGTAGACGCGGTCGTCTTCACGGCCGGCATCGGCGAAAACGGCATCGGCTTCCGCAAAGAGGTCTGCGAGAACATGGAGTTCATGGGCATAAAGATCGACGCGGAAAAGAACAACTGCCGCGGCAAAGAGGTCGTCTTCAGCGCGCCCGACTCAAAGGTGAAAGTCATGGTCGTGCCTACGGACGAAGAGATGGTCATCGCCCGCGACACCAAGAAGTGCGTCGAAGAAGCATAG